From one Triticum urartu cultivar G1812 chromosome 3, Tu2.1, whole genome shotgun sequence genomic stretch:
- the LOC125543612 gene encoding protein FAR1-RELATED SEQUENCE 9-like has product MTNQFEIRRKWASSPMHVFARQYMRLQFDPESDESYQENRTRISSAVMRTNVAIERHVSKVYTRKMFEQFGENLFEGGSYHVEEIEKKKKNIARHNDALKREKWSKVEYEVTISDEAGWFESECGQFAHMGMLCCHALKVINHVGVPEIPKRHILKRWTKDARDILPQHIAHFQKDQAANQSFTCRSSTLYLHAMELLRIGDSSISVYELVFGRIKDLIVEVSPLAEKTMV; this is encoded by the exons ATGACAAACCAGTTCGAGATACGTCGCAAATGGGCATCAAGCCCAATGCATGTGTTCGCCCGTCAGTACATGAGGCTACAATTCGACCCGGAATCAGATGAAAGCTACCAAGAAAACAGGACAAGGATT AGTAGTGCTGTGATGAGGACAAACGTTGCTATCGAAAGGCACGTGAGTAAAGTTTACACAAGAAAGATGTTTGAACAATTTGGTGAGAATCTGTTTGAAGGTGGATCATACCATGTCGAGGAGattgaaaagaaaaagaaaaatatcGCAAGGCACAACGATGCCTTAAAACGAGAGAAGTGGAGTAAGGTCGAATACGAGGTGACCATATCAGATGAAGCTGGCTGGTTTGAATCTGAATGCGGGCAGTTTGCCCACATGGGAATGCTTTGCTGCCATGCTTTGAAG GTGATTAACCACGTTGGTGTACCGGAGATACCCAAGCGGCACATCCTAAAAAGGTGGACGAAAGATGCTAGAGACATCTTGCCACAACACATAGCTCACTTTCAAAAGGATCAGGCTGCGAATCAATCTTTTACCTGTCGGAGCTCAACTCTGTACCTGCACGCCATGGAATTGTTGAGGATTGGAGACTCATCAATCTCTGTCTACGAGCTTGTATTTGGGAGGATCAAAGACTTAATCGTAGAGGTATCTCCGCTGGCGGAAAAGACGATGGTCTAG